AGGTCACTCTGGGTCATTCCATCATGAAAGCTTCTGCCAACAAAATCCGCAGACTTTTCGATGGCAAAGTTGTAGCTGGTTTTGCCGGAGCTACAGCCGATGCTTTTACTTTATTCGAAAAATTTGAAGGCAAATTGAAAGAATACAAAGGCAATCTAAAAAGGGCTGCCGTAGAACTTGCCAAAGACTGGCGCTCCGATAAATTCCTGCGTCGCCTGGAAGCAATGATCATCGTGGCAGATAAAAACACTCTACTTGTGATAAGCGGAACCGGTGATGTACTGGAACCGGACGATGATGTCATCGCGATCGGTTCGGGCGGAAATTATGCTTTAGCTGCAGCAAGAGCTTTAATGGACAGCAAATTGAACTCCAAACAGATCGTGGAAAAATCACTGGAAATTGCAGCAGAAATCTGCATTTATACAAATTCAAATTCAATCGTTGAGGAAATATGAAACATCTAACACCAGCAAGAATTATCGAAGAACTTGATAAATACATAATTGGTCAGGATAAAGCCAAAAAAGCTGTAGCAATTGCCCTGCGAAATCGCTGGCGACGTCAGCAGGTAGAAGGTGAACTGCAACAGGAAATCATGCCAAACAACATCATTCTGATCGGGCCGACCGGCGTAGGAAAAACAGAAATTGCGCGAAGATTATCGCGTTTAGCTCATGCTCCATTTATAAAAGTAGAAGCTTCCAAGTTTACGGAAGTTGGTTATGTGGGACGTGACGTGGAATCGATGATTCGCGAACTTATGAATATCGCCTTAAATGACGTTCGCAGCGAAATGACAGCCAAAGTTCAAGCGCAGGCAAAAGCTAAAGCCCGCAACCGCATGATCGATATTCTTTATCCCAGACCTCCTATAAAACCAAACGAAACAGAAGAAGAAATAAAAAATGCAGAAGATCGCTATCAGCGCATTCGCAAGAAAATGGAAACCCTTTTCGATACCGGAGAACTCGATAATCGTGAAGTAGAGATTTCTGTAAATCCTCCCAAACCTTCTCATATAGAAATTTTCTCACCAACCGGAATGGAAAATATCGATTTTAATATCGGTGAGATGATGAGCAATATTTTTACCGGCAAGAAAGGACATGATAAAAAGAAGAAAATGAAGGTGAAAGACGCTTACAATATCCTGGTGGAAGAAGAATCTAATCGCCTGGTGAAAAAAGATAAAGTGCGGGAAGAAGCTAAAAATCGTGTAGAAAATAATGGTATCATTTTTATCGATGAGATCGATAAAATTGCCGGCAATGAAAATCGTACCGGGGCTGATGTTTCACGATCCGGTGTTCAACGTGACCTTCTACCTATCGTGGAAGGATCCAACGTTCACACAAAATTTGGAATTATCGATACTTCGCATATTTTGTTCATTGCTGCCGGAGCTTTTTCCACTGCCAAACCTTCCGATCTTATCCCCGAACTACAGGGACGTTTTCCCATTCGAGAAGAACTCAGCAGCCTTACAAAAGATGATCTCAAAAAGATTCTGATCTTCCCCAAAAGCTCACTAACAAAACAATACATTGCTCTCTTTGCTTCCGAAAAAGTTAAATTGAAATTTGATGATGAAGCTGTGGAAGAAATCGCGGTTTTTGCGGCAGCTGCCAACGAGAAAATGGAAGATATCGGAGCTCGTCGCCTACACACAATTATGAATTCACTCCTGGAAGATTATCTGCTGGCAATGCCCGATGTAACTTATAAAACTGTGAATATTAAAAAGAAATTCGTGCAGGAAAAACTCTCTCGCATTATCGAAGATGAAGATCTTAGTAAATATATTTTGTGATGAAAGATTTTAAATTTTGGATTTTTGAACCCCCTTTTATTCCCCCTTACAAAGGGAGACTTTCAAATTATTGTAAAAACAAATTAGTTTTTTTAAGCTCCCCTTCGAAGGGGAGAAAACGACGAAGTCGTTAGAGGGATTTCACTTGAATATCTTAAATTTTAAATTTATAATTTACGAATGCAGATTAATAAATTGAGAAAAAAAATATGATGTTTGCATTGCATTTGACGTGTTGAGAGAAGAATGAATAATTTATTATCTATAAAAGAAGCGAGCAAATGGGTTACTGAACATTATGGCAAACAAACATCTCCTTCGCAAATCAGTTATTTGATGCAATATGGCCATTTAAAAAAAATTGGGAATAATAGTAGTACAAAAGTTTTAGTTAATGACTTAAAAAAATATTTTGATTCACATATTAATCTTGAAATGAAAATGAAAGAGAGACTTGGAAAAGATTTGAATTGGACTTTATCATTTCATGGAATTTCAGAAAAAGAACGAACAAAACATGTACATAGATTGCATCCTTATAAAGGAAAATTTATTCCTCAATTGGTAGAATATTTCCTTGATGATCATGTAGATAATTTTAAAAAACATGTTTATTTTAAACCTGATGATATTGTAATAGATCCATTTTGCGGAAGTGGAACTACCTTAGTTCAAGCCAACGAATTGGGTATTAATGCAATTGGTATTGATGTATCAGAATTTAATGCTCAAATTAGTAATATAAAAGTTCACAAACATAATCTTCAAATTTTGTATCATGAATTAAGAAAAATCTATAATTTGTATAGCGAATTTATTTATAATTCTAAAGCCATAAATTTTGAAAATGACCTTTTAAACGAACTTAATAAGTTCAATAATAAAAATTTTCCTTCCCCAAAATTTAAATA
The Candidatus Cloacimonadota bacterium genome window above contains:
- the hslV gene encoding ATP-dependent protease subunit HslV; this translates as MIQMHGTTIIGVKKNNKIAIGGDGQVTLGHSIMKASANKIRRLFDGKVVAGFAGATADAFTLFEKFEGKLKEYKGNLKRAAVELAKDWRSDKFLRRLEAMIIVADKNTLLVISGTGDVLEPDDDVIAIGSGGNYALAAARALMDSKLNSKQIVEKSLEIAAEICIYTNSNSIVEEI
- the hslU gene encoding ATP-dependent protease ATPase subunit HslU, with the protein product MKHLTPARIIEELDKYIIGQDKAKKAVAIALRNRWRRQQVEGELQQEIMPNNIILIGPTGVGKTEIARRLSRLAHAPFIKVEASKFTEVGYVGRDVESMIRELMNIALNDVRSEMTAKVQAQAKAKARNRMIDILYPRPPIKPNETEEEIKNAEDRYQRIRKKMETLFDTGELDNREVEISVNPPKPSHIEIFSPTGMENIDFNIGEMMSNIFTGKKGHDKKKKMKVKDAYNILVEEESNRLVKKDKVREEAKNRVENNGIIFIDEIDKIAGNENRTGADVSRSGVQRDLLPIVEGSNVHTKFGIIDTSHILFIAAGAFSTAKPSDLIPELQGRFPIREELSSLTKDDLKKILIFPKSSLTKQYIALFASEKVKLKFDDEAVEEIAVFAAAANEKMEDIGARRLHTIMNSLLEDYLLAMPDVTYKTVNIKKKFVQEKLSRIIEDEDLSKYIL